A single genomic interval of Adhaeribacter pallidiroseus harbors:
- a CDS encoding ThuA domain-containing protein, translated as MKKFKKNILGSLLAFIWLGGTAMGIFFYKITYGFPVTYETEKPVIQFPSGQAAILVFSKTTGFRHGAAIAASKLVFQKIAQRNGWFLYYTEQGGVFNPEQLRQFKAVIFNNSTGRVLHDTQQQALSQYVAEGGVLLGIHGAGDNSHHWPWYENSLLGTRFSHHSLKPHLQKTVVHINSAGNTTLFKNLPCSWVHEDEWYVFFNQPQEAHIIAYINGNQIIPDGNWLWGTDKNFGMGSYHPVAWYRLVGKGKTFYTSMGHSKEVWQDQNFIHLVENALYWSIQ; from the coding sequence ATGAAAAAATTTAAAAAAAATATCCTCGGGAGCCTGCTTGCTTTCATCTGGCTGGGAGGCACTGCCATGGGTATATTTTTTTATAAAATTACCTACGGCTTTCCGGTTACTTATGAAACCGAAAAACCTGTAATTCAATTTCCTTCGGGCCAAGCCGCTATATTGGTCTTTTCGAAAACAACGGGCTTTCGCCACGGAGCGGCCATAGCGGCCTCTAAGCTTGTTTTTCAAAAAATAGCGCAGCGAAACGGATGGTTTTTGTATTACACCGAACAAGGAGGCGTTTTTAATCCGGAGCAGCTCCGACAATTTAAGGCTGTTATCTTTAATAATTCTACCGGTCGGGTGCTCCATGATACGCAGCAACAAGCCTTAAGCCAGTATGTAGCAGAAGGTGGAGTTTTACTGGGTATACATGGTGCCGGCGATAACTCGCATCACTGGCCCTGGTATGAGAACAGCTTACTCGGCACCCGCTTCTCGCATCATTCGCTCAAACCCCATTTGCAAAAAACCGTTGTACATATCAATTCGGCCGGCAACACCACTTTATTTAAAAATTTACCTTGCTCGTGGGTTCACGAAGATGAATGGTATGTTTTTTTTAACCAACCCCAAGAAGCGCATATAATAGCGTACATCAACGGAAATCAAATTATTCCTGATGGGAATTGGCTTTGGGGTACAGATAAAAACTTCGGGATGGGTAGCTATCACCCCGTAGCGTGGTACCGGTTGGTGGGAAAAGGAAAAACTTTTTATACTTCCATGGGTCACAGCAAAGAAGTGTGGCAAGACCAAAACTTTATTCATCTCGTGGAAAATGCCCTCTATTGGTCTATACAGTAA
- a CDS encoding sugar phosphate isomerase/epimerase family protein, whose amino-acid sequence MKTLLYACFICLIALIACSQNKPTTENATNTNAVTSDVPKAWKFGVALWTFHTFNFSEALAKVDSAGVQFVEPNTFHKTGPELKDSLILQLSPAGLTKLRTLLDQKKLTVGSVYIVGDSTVSSWQKQFEIAKQLGATFVTAEPPLNMWDSVDSLAGVYHLKVAIHEHWKGVSRYWHPDSVLAAIKGHPNFGACADLGHWPKSGINPLEAVKKLEGHIIGVHLKDIAAFNDPKLQDVPVGTGVVDFPAIFRELKKQQFKGYIYIERDAEDKPSNLPSVIQTVKYYTQQVQQVQ is encoded by the coding sequence ATGAAAACTTTATTATACGCTTGTTTTATTTGCCTGATAGCCCTAATTGCTTGTAGTCAAAACAAACCCACCACGGAAAATGCTACCAATACAAACGCCGTTACTAGCGATGTACCCAAAGCCTGGAAATTTGGCGTAGCATTATGGACGTTTCATACTTTTAACTTTTCGGAGGCCTTAGCTAAGGTAGACAGTGCGGGGGTGCAGTTCGTAGAACCCAATACCTTTCATAAAACAGGGCCTGAGCTAAAAGATTCTTTAATTCTGCAACTTTCGCCGGCGGGTTTAACCAAACTTCGGACGCTTCTGGACCAGAAAAAATTAACCGTTGGCTCGGTTTACATCGTTGGCGATTCTACCGTTTCTTCCTGGCAGAAACAATTTGAAATAGCCAAACAGCTAGGAGCTACTTTCGTAACCGCCGAGCCCCCCCTAAACATGTGGGATAGTGTAGATAGCTTGGCCGGAGTTTACCACCTGAAAGTAGCCATTCATGAACATTGGAAAGGCGTGAGCCGCTACTGGCACCCCGATTCAGTTTTAGCCGCTATAAAAGGTCACCCCAACTTTGGCGCTTGCGCTGATCTGGGTCATTGGCCCAAGAGCGGAATTAACCCCCTGGAAGCTGTGAAAAAGCTGGAAGGGCACATCATTGGGGTTCATTTAAAAGATATTGCCGCTTTTAATGATCCGAAACTCCAGGATGTACCAGTAGGAACGGGTGTTGTTGATTTTCCTGCTATTTTCCGGGAATTAAAAAAGCAGCAGTTCAAAGGGTATATTTATATAGAACGCGACGCCGAAGATAAGCCTAGTAACCTGCCGTCCGTAATCCAAACGGTTAAGTATTACACCCAACAAGTCCAGCAGGTGCAATAA
- a CDS encoding NUDIX hydrolase: MNTEADVNDFIQNGYQEYLTHLSIDPVILGYHQQQLKILLLKWKGYKDWGLPGGFIKQREPLSKAAHRILKEKTSLSNLFLQQFYVFGDSPYRVQERSPQEFRDKFNLQVEDDNWLLKRTIAIGYFALVDYSKVRVQTDFFTEDYQWWDVAAVPKLLFDHNEAIDKALLTLRLQIYHQPIGYNLLPEKFTLPEIHSLYESILGKELDQRNFAKKLIALGLIQKLEERRSIGAHRSPYLYQFVKEKYEQALQEGIVHTY, encoded by the coding sequence ATGAACACCGAAGCAGATGTAAATGATTTTATCCAGAATGGTTACCAGGAGTACCTCACGCACCTGAGCATCGACCCGGTAATCTTGGGCTACCATCAGCAGCAGCTTAAAATTTTACTCCTGAAATGGAAAGGGTATAAAGATTGGGGCTTACCGGGAGGATTTATAAAGCAAAGAGAACCTTTAAGTAAAGCTGCTCACCGGATATTAAAGGAAAAAACGAGTTTGAGCAATTTGTTTCTGCAGCAGTTTTATGTTTTCGGCGATTCGCCTTACCGGGTTCAGGAAAGAAGTCCGCAGGAATTCAGAGACAAATTTAATCTGCAAGTAGAAGATGATAACTGGTTGTTAAAGCGAACGATAGCAATTGGCTATTTTGCCCTCGTGGATTATTCGAAAGTGCGTGTTCAAACAGATTTTTTTACCGAAGATTATCAGTGGTGGGACGTAGCTGCGGTGCCAAAGCTTTTATTTGATCACAATGAAGCCATCGATAAAGCTTTGTTAACGCTGCGATTACAGATTTATCATCAACCCATTGGGTATAACCTTTTACCCGAAAAATTCACGCTGCCCGAAATCCATTCTCTCTACGAATCCATTCTGGGCAAGGAACTGGATCAGCGTAATTTTGCTAAAAAGTTAATCGCTTTAGGCCTAATTCAGAAATTAGAAGAACGCCGGTCTATCGGGGCGCACCGATCACCTTACTTGTATCAGTTTGTGAAAGAAAAATATGAACAGGCTTTACAGGAAGGGATCGTGCACACGTATTAA
- a CDS encoding FAD:protein FMN transferase: MFWVVRWLFFLNFYGFVILNGFPQQGSVPAKPPLQRYEYSRPQMGTIFRVVLFAPSESIAKVAAEAALNRVDTLNQILSDYIPDSELNKLSATAGTIQAVPLSPDLWAVLQKSQRVSRKTNGAFDVTVGPVVQLWRRARRQHQMPSPEALIKAQATTGYQHIILKKKQKTAQLLVPGMQLDMGAIGKGYAVDEAMRVLQQHKIKIALVDGGGNIRVSQAPPGTPGWEIDLSISNETDHIGGQKIYLKNAGVATSGDLYQFVEINGQRYSHIINPFTGLGLTDQRRVTIVAKNGTDADWLSTALSVLPTAQGIKLANRTPQAAASIVWNTNGKLQQAQSRRFRQLKWVK; the protein is encoded by the coding sequence ATGTTCTGGGTGGTGCGTTGGCTGTTTTTTTTAAATTTTTACGGTTTTGTTATTCTAAATGGCTTTCCGCAGCAAGGGTCAGTACCCGCTAAACCGCCGCTGCAACGCTACGAATACAGCCGCCCGCAGATGGGTACTATTTTCCGGGTGGTGCTTTTTGCCCCTTCCGAAAGTATAGCCAAAGTTGCCGCTGAGGCCGCGCTAAACCGGGTAGATACGCTCAATCAAATATTAAGTGATTACATTCCGGACAGCGAATTAAATAAACTTTCGGCTACCGCTGGTACTATCCAAGCCGTTCCGTTAAGCCCGGATTTATGGGCCGTTTTGCAAAAATCGCAACGAGTTTCCCGTAAAACAAACGGAGCCTTCGACGTAACAGTGGGCCCCGTGGTGCAACTCTGGCGACGAGCCCGCCGGCAACACCAAATGCCTTCGCCGGAAGCGCTGATTAAAGCCCAAGCTACTACCGGTTACCAGCATATAATTTTAAAAAAAAAGCAAAAAACTGCGCAATTACTAGTACCCGGCATGCAGCTGGACATGGGCGCGATTGGCAAAGGCTACGCCGTAGACGAAGCCATGCGGGTGCTGCAACAACATAAAATAAAGATAGCTTTAGTAGATGGCGGCGGCAATATCCGGGTCAGCCAGGCGCCACCCGGCACCCCAGGCTGGGAAATTGATTTAAGTATTAGCAACGAAACCGATCATATTGGTGGCCAGAAGATTTATCTGAAAAATGCCGGCGTAGCTACTTCCGGCGACTTATACCAGTTCGTGGAAATTAACGGCCAACGGTACTCCCACATCATTAATCCGTTTACCGGTTTAGGCTTAACGGATCAGCGACGGGTAACCATTGTGGCTAAAAACGGCACCGATGCCGATTGGCTTTCTACGGCTTTAAGTGTTTTACCCACTGCCCAAGGTATAAAACTAGCAAATCGCACGCCCCAAGCCGCGGCATCTATTGTCTGGAACACCAATGGTAAACTGCAACAAGCGCAATCACGTCGTTTCCGGCAGTTAAAATGGGTGAAATAA
- a CDS encoding SAM-dependent methyltransferase, translated as MLAPGIIYLIPTVLAEETAPAVIPAQVAQCMAGLEYFIVENARTARRYIKTMAPEKVIESLQITVVDKNSSEAEVKKALEPVTKGKSAGIISEAGCPGVADPGAEVVKWAHRAGIKVVPLVGPSAILMALMGSGFNGQSFAFHGYLPIEKKDRVQAIRNLEKDMLQRDQTQIFMETPYRNNQLLADLLQQLNPTTQLCIAANISGTNEFIKTTTIAKWQGNLPDIHKQPAVFLIYRS; from the coding sequence ATGCTGGCTCCCGGTATTATCTACCTGATTCCGACGGTACTCGCGGAAGAAACAGCGCCAGCGGTTATTCCGGCGCAAGTAGCCCAATGCATGGCTGGTCTGGAGTACTTTATCGTGGAAAATGCGCGTACGGCCCGGCGTTACATTAAAACCATGGCGCCCGAAAAAGTAATCGAGTCGCTGCAAATAACCGTAGTTGATAAAAACTCATCCGAAGCCGAAGTAAAAAAAGCCTTGGAACCCGTTACAAAAGGAAAAAGCGCCGGCATTATTTCGGAAGCCGGTTGCCCCGGCGTAGCCGACCCCGGAGCCGAAGTTGTAAAATGGGCGCACCGGGCCGGGATAAAAGTAGTGCCTTTGGTTGGGCCTTCGGCAATTCTGATGGCTTTAATGGGTTCGGGTTTTAACGGCCAGTCTTTTGCGTTTCACGGGTATTTGCCCATCGAGAAAAAAGACCGGGTACAAGCCATCCGGAATTTAGAAAAAGACATGCTGCAGCGCGACCAAACCCAGATTTTTATGGAAACGCCGTACCGCAACAACCAACTGCTCGCGGATTTGCTGCAACAGCTAAACCCCACCACGCAACTGTGCATTGCGGCCAATATTTCCGGCACCAACGAGTTTATTAAAACCACTACTATTGCTAAATGGCAAGGCAACCTGCCCGATATTCATAAACAACCCGCCGTTTTTTTAATTTATCGTTCGTAA
- a CDS encoding alpha/beta fold hydrolase, whose amino-acid sequence MQLHYRDLGQGTPFVILHGLFGLSDNWQTLAKFWSQKYHVYLVDLRNHGRSPHSNEFSYDLMVEDLAEFIIEHQLQNPVIMGHSMGGKVAMNFALSYPAQVSKLIVVDIAPRPYPVHHQDIIDGLNAIDISKMTSRNEAEAALRPYIPEAETRLFLLKNLYRREDNSFGWRMNLAAIEACIEEVGRETTSDTPFIKPTLFIKGEKSRYIQEKDLPAIQQLFPQAQVETVANAGHWVHAEAPEKFYQLVVDFIK is encoded by the coding sequence ATGCAACTACACTACCGCGACTTAGGCCAAGGCACTCCTTTTGTAATTCTGCACGGCTTATTCGGGCTTTCGGATAACTGGCAAACCTTAGCTAAATTCTGGAGCCAGAAATACCACGTGTACCTGGTAGATTTACGCAACCACGGTCGCTCCCCGCACAGTAACGAATTTAGTTACGACCTGATGGTGGAGGATTTAGCAGAATTTATAATTGAACACCAACTCCAGAATCCGGTAATTATGGGCCACTCCATGGGCGGTAAAGTAGCCATGAATTTTGCCTTAAGTTACCCGGCCCAGGTAAGTAAACTGATTGTGGTGGACATTGCGCCCCGTCCCTACCCGGTGCACCACCAGGATATTATTGATGGCCTAAACGCCATTGATATTTCCAAGATGACCAGCCGGAACGAAGCCGAAGCTGCTTTAAGGCCATACATTCCGGAAGCCGAAACCCGTTTGTTTTTATTAAAGAATTTATACCGCCGCGAAGACAATTCGTTTGGCTGGCGCATGAACCTGGCGGCCATTGAGGCGTGCATTGAAGAAGTAGGTCGCGAAACCACCTCGGATACCCCGTTTATTAAACCCACGCTATTTATAAAAGGCGAGAAATCGCGCTATATTCAGGAAAAGGATTTACCGGCCATTCAACAATTATTTCCGCAGGCACAAGTGGAAACCGTGGCGAATGCCGGCCACTGGGTACACGCCGAAGCGCCCGAAAAGTTTTACCAACTGGTTGTTGACTTCATCAAATAA
- the selD gene encoding selenide, water dikinase SelD, with product MQDLNNNIKLTQYSHGAGCGCKIAPKVLDTILHTTFKAPEDKNLLVGNSSRDDAAVYALGDGTAIISTTDFFMPIVDDAFDFGKIASANAISDVYAMGGNPLMAIAVLGWPVNTLPAEVAQRVIEGSRAICHEAGIPLAGGHSIDSPEPIFGLAVTGLVNIAHLKQNNTATAGCELYLTKPLGVGILTTAQKKNILKPEHATLAPQQMMQLNKIGAELGKIPAVKALTDVTGFGLLGHLSEVCEASNLQAIVNFAKVPRLPEIDEYLAQKSVPGGTTRNWDSYGHKISEITDYQRAILCDPQTSGGLLVAVDPTDREEVMPVFQEFNLTLEPFGYLQEPENKRALITVA from the coding sequence ATGCAAGACCTTAATAATAATATTAAACTAACCCAGTACAGCCACGGTGCTGGTTGCGGTTGCAAAATTGCGCCGAAAGTACTCGACACCATTCTGCATACTACTTTTAAAGCGCCCGAAGATAAAAACCTACTGGTAGGGAACAGTTCCCGCGACGATGCGGCCGTGTATGCCTTAGGTGATGGTACGGCCATTATCAGCACTACCGATTTTTTTATGCCGATTGTGGACGATGCGTTTGATTTTGGCAAAATTGCTTCGGCCAATGCCATTAGCGATGTGTATGCGATGGGTGGCAACCCTTTGATGGCGATTGCCGTGCTGGGCTGGCCCGTAAATACTTTGCCCGCCGAGGTGGCCCAACGCGTAATTGAAGGTAGCCGCGCTATTTGCCACGAAGCGGGCATTCCGCTGGCCGGTGGCCATAGCATCGATAGTCCGGAGCCCATTTTTGGTCTGGCGGTAACGGGCTTGGTAAACATCGCGCATTTAAAACAAAACAATACGGCCACCGCTGGCTGCGAATTGTACCTCACCAAACCTTTAGGCGTGGGCATCCTGACCACGGCGCAGAAGAAAAACATTTTAAAACCCGAACACGCGACTCTGGCCCCGCAGCAAATGATGCAGCTAAATAAAATTGGTGCTGAATTAGGCAAAATACCGGCGGTTAAGGCCCTAACCGATGTAACGGGTTTTGGTTTGCTGGGCCACCTGTCCGAAGTATGCGAAGCCAGCAACTTACAAGCCATCGTTAATTTTGCAAAAGTGCCTCGCTTGCCCGAAATAGACGAATACCTGGCGCAAAAATCGGTACCCGGCGGCACTACCCGCAACTGGGATAGCTATGGTCATAAAATAAGCGAAATCACCGATTACCAACGCGCCATTCTCTGCGATCCGCAAACCAGCGGCGGCTTACTCGTCGCTGTTGACCCCACGGACCGGGAAGAAGTAATGCCGGTTTTTCAGGAGTTTAATTTAACTTTAGAGCCTTTTGGTTATTTACAAGAACCAGAAAATAAGCGCGCGTTAATTACTGTTGCGTAA
- the mnmH gene encoding tRNA 2-selenouridine(34) synthase MnmH: protein MIQPFEINDFLKYSAQRHIPVLDVRAPKEFTEGHIPGAESLPLFTDDERAQIGTAYKQISKDKAVLLGLDLFGPKMSRMVREAEKLAPGKEVMLHCWRGGMRSSGVAWLLDLAGFKVNLLQDGYKAYRRLIHQTFEQPLPLLLIGGMSGSGKTEVLQELHKLGEQVIDLEQLAHHCGSAFGGIGKEPQPTMEQFENHLGLALLQANHQRPIWLEDENITIGRVNLPKPLYDQMQQAPLLKLEVPQAMRIQKLAENYRSADKALLENAIERIKKRLGGLAYKEALQAIETGDIEKMVELALGYYDKAYTYQLAHKSAHQIITVPLESTNAPENARKILEMADLKELLFPGTTKI from the coding sequence TTGATTCAGCCCTTCGAAATTAATGATTTTTTAAAATATTCGGCCCAGCGCCATATTCCGGTGCTAGATGTGCGGGCACCCAAAGAATTTACCGAAGGACATATACCAGGTGCTGAAAGTTTACCCTTATTTACCGACGACGAACGGGCCCAGATAGGAACGGCTTATAAACAAATCAGTAAAGACAAAGCGGTATTACTTGGCCTGGATTTATTCGGCCCAAAAATGTCCAGGATGGTGCGGGAAGCCGAAAAACTGGCGCCGGGCAAAGAAGTAATGCTGCATTGTTGGCGCGGCGGCATGCGTAGTTCCGGCGTGGCCTGGCTTCTGGATTTAGCCGGATTTAAAGTAAACTTACTCCAGGACGGCTATAAAGCTTACCGGCGATTAATACACCAAACTTTTGAGCAACCCCTCCCCTTACTATTAATCGGCGGCATGTCGGGCAGCGGCAAAACCGAGGTACTGCAGGAACTGCATAAATTAGGGGAGCAGGTTATTGACCTGGAGCAACTGGCCCACCACTGCGGTTCGGCTTTCGGCGGCATTGGCAAAGAACCACAGCCTACCATGGAGCAATTTGAAAACCACTTAGGATTAGCTTTATTGCAAGCCAACCACCAGCGGCCTATTTGGCTCGAAGACGAAAACATTACCATTGGCCGCGTGAACTTGCCCAAACCGCTCTACGACCAAATGCAACAGGCCCCGCTTTTAAAGTTAGAAGTACCCCAAGCCATGCGCATTCAAAAACTAGCCGAGAACTACCGGTCAGCCGATAAAGCATTATTAGAAAACGCAATAGAACGCATAAAAAAACGCCTAGGCGGCCTGGCCTACAAAGAAGCCCTACAGGCCATTGAAACCGGCGACATCGAGAAAATGGTGGAACTGGCCCTGGGTTACTACGATAAAGCGTACACTTACCAGTTAGCGCATAAATCTGCGCACCAGATTATAACCGTACCATTAGAAAGTACGAATGCCCCGGAGAATGCCCGCAAGATTTTAGAAATGGCAGATTTAAAAGAGTTGCTGTTTCCAGGAACAACCAAAATTTAA
- a CDS encoding pyridoxine 5'-phosphate synthase, with protein MTKLSVNINKIATLRNARGGNRPNLVQSALDCERFGSQGITVHPRPDERHIRYQDVLDLKKVVTTEFNIEGNPTPEFLELVKKVVPEQVTLVPDAPDAITSNAGWDTLRHQDFLKKIIADLKSIGTRVSIFVDPVVEMVEGAAETGTDRIELYTEAYASHYHQNRDQAIAPYAQAAERAVALGLGINAGHDLDLDNLKYLKQNIPGLLEVSIGHALICDALYLGLENTIQLYLRQLS; from the coding sequence ATGACCAAACTCAGCGTAAACATAAATAAAATTGCTACGCTCCGGAATGCCCGGGGTGGCAACCGGCCCAACCTGGTACAAAGCGCTTTAGACTGCGAACGATTCGGATCTCAGGGGATTACGGTACACCCCCGGCCCGACGAGCGCCACATTCGCTACCAAGACGTGCTGGATTTAAAAAAAGTAGTAACCACTGAGTTTAACATAGAAGGCAACCCTACGCCGGAATTTTTAGAGCTGGTAAAAAAAGTAGTACCGGAACAAGTAACATTAGTGCCCGATGCGCCCGATGCCATCACCTCTAATGCGGGTTGGGATACCTTGCGCCATCAGGATTTTTTAAAAAAAATTATCGCAGACTTAAAAAGCATCGGCACCCGAGTGTCGATATTCGTAGACCCGGTGGTAGAAATGGTAGAAGGAGCCGCTGAAACCGGTACCGATCGTATTGAATTATACACCGAAGCCTACGCCAGCCATTACCACCAAAACCGCGATCAAGCCATTGCGCCGTACGCCCAAGCTGCCGAGCGAGCCGTAGCCTTAGGTTTAGGCATTAACGCGGGCCACGATCTGGATTTAGATAATTTAAAATACCTGAAGCAAAATATTCCGGGTTTACTGGAGGTTTCCATTGGTCACGCGCTTATTTGCGACGCGTTGTATTTAGGCCTGGAGAATACGATTCAGCTTTATTTACGTCAGCTTTCTTAA
- a CDS encoding GatB/YqeY domain-containing protein, translating into MSLKEKIEGDIKKAMLAKDKVRLEALRSIKSQILLAETEKGASENLTTDAELKLLTKAAKQRRESAEIFAKQSRTDLEEVELAQLAVIEQYLPAQLDEGDLRARLVEIIQRVGATGPSDLGKVMGVAARELSGQADGRAISAAVNQLLNNTNA; encoded by the coding sequence ATGAGTTTAAAAGAAAAAATAGAAGGCGACATTAAAAAAGCCATGCTGGCCAAAGATAAAGTTCGTTTAGAAGCTTTGCGCAGCATAAAATCCCAAATATTATTGGCCGAAACGGAAAAAGGCGCTTCTGAAAATTTAACTACCGATGCCGAGTTAAAATTATTAACCAAAGCAGCTAAACAACGCCGTGAATCGGCCGAAATTTTTGCGAAGCAAAGCCGCACAGATTTAGAAGAAGTAGAATTAGCGCAGTTAGCCGTAATAGAACAATATTTACCGGCTCAGTTAGACGAAGGCGATTTGCGGGCTCGGTTAGTAGAAATTATTCAGCGCGTGGGTGCTACCGGTCCATCGGATTTAGGCAAAGTTATGGGCGTAGCGGCGCGCGAACTCAGCGGCCAGGCCGATGGTAGAGCTATTTCGGCAGCGGTGAATCAATTATTAAATAACACTAACGCTTAA
- a CDS encoding CvpA family protein, with amino-acid sequence MTTFDFFLLAPIAYGAFRGFQKGLLLEVVSLVAWFIAVILGLQFLNLAIPTMRGFIGEAYGFLPFVTFIVVFILIIMAVRVVGILAKKVIHLTPLGMFDSLGGGVLGGLIWCLGVSLFLYGLNLTGITITDTALKKSEFYPVIVKATPYALEVLGFFLPFVTSLLTTLKGLF; translated from the coding sequence TTGACTACCTTTGACTTTTTTCTGCTGGCGCCTATTGCCTACGGTGCCTTTAGAGGTTTCCAAAAAGGGCTATTGCTCGAAGTGGTATCGTTGGTAGCTTGGTTTATCGCGGTTATTCTGGGCTTGCAGTTTTTAAACCTGGCTATTCCAACTATGCGCGGGTTTATTGGCGAAGCTTATGGTTTTTTGCCTTTTGTTACCTTTATCGTGGTTTTTATTTTAATTATTATGGCGGTGCGGGTAGTAGGTATTCTGGCTAAAAAAGTAATTCACCTAACCCCGCTGGGTATGTTCGACAGCTTAGGTGGCGGCGTGTTGGGTGGCTTAATTTGGTGCTTAGGCGTTAGTCTGTTTTTGTACGGTTTAAATTTAACCGGCATTACTATTACCGACACCGCCCTTAAAAAATCGGAATTTTACCCGGTAATTGTAAAAGCTACGCCTTATGCCTTAGAAGTGCTGGGCTTTTTTCTGCCATTTGTTACCTCTTTATTAACCACTTTAAAAGGTTTATTTTAA
- a CDS encoding anthranilate synthase component II, with product MILLLDSFDSFTYNLLDYFGQLGVTAQVVRNSVPLAQIQLLDFQAIVLSPGPGKPREAGVLMELIDFYHDKLPMLGICLGHQAMGEFFGATLVKGIKPMHGKVSEITCAPDPIFAGLPRTMPVVRYHSLVLQQPSVHMVPLAYTAAGELMAFRHVSLPLYALQFHPEAALTTYGLHILRNWVTIAGIKK from the coding sequence TTGATTTTACTCTTAGATTCGTTCGATTCTTTTACGTATAATCTGCTGGATTATTTCGGGCAGTTGGGTGTAACCGCCCAAGTGGTGCGTAATAGTGTCCCTTTGGCGCAGATCCAGCTCTTAGATTTTCAGGCCATTGTGCTGTCGCCGGGACCCGGCAAGCCGCGAGAAGCCGGGGTTTTAATGGAATTAATAGATTTCTATCACGATAAATTACCTATGCTGGGAATTTGCCTGGGGCACCAGGCCATGGGAGAGTTTTTTGGGGCTACCTTGGTGAAAGGCATCAAACCCATGCACGGCAAAGTTTCGGAAATTACCTGCGCACCCGATCCGATTTTTGCCGGCCTGCCCCGCACCATGCCGGTAGTGCGGTATCATTCGCTGGTATTGCAGCAGCCCAGCGTGCACATGGTACCTTTGGCCTATACGGCGGCCGGCGAACTGATGGCGTTCCGGCATGTATCGTTGCCCTTGTATGCTTTGCAGTTTCATCCGGAGGCTGCTTTAACTACTTACGGCTTGCATATTCTGCGTAATTGGGTTACTATTGCTGGTATCAAAAAGTAA
- a CDS encoding alpha/beta fold hydrolase, giving the protein MEFTIKEEGDFKYIDEGEGEVLLLLHGLFGALSNWAGVINNFSDRYRVVIPLMPIYEMPLREAGVPGLTTFIEKFVSLKHLNNFTLLGNSLGGHIALVYTLNNISRVKRLVLTGSSGLFEDSMGSTFPKRGNYGYIKERVEFTFYQPETATKELVDEVFSITNSNSKVLRIIAIAKSAQRHNMTKDITRITVPTCLIWGLNDTITPPHVAHEFNRLIKGSILHFVDKCSHAPMMEQPEVFNKYLEKFLELNP; this is encoded by the coding sequence ATGGAGTTTACAATTAAAGAAGAAGGTGATTTTAAATACATCGACGAGGGCGAAGGCGAAGTACTATTGCTGCTCCACGGATTATTTGGGGCACTCAGTAACTGGGCGGGCGTTATAAATAATTTTTCCGACCGCTACCGGGTAGTTATTCCGTTAATGCCCATCTACGAAATGCCCTTGCGCGAAGCAGGCGTACCCGGCTTAACCACGTTTATAGAAAAATTTGTCTCTTTAAAACACCTGAATAACTTTACCTTATTAGGTAATTCTTTAGGCGGCCATATTGCTTTGGTGTATACCCTTAACAATATTTCGCGGGTAAAAAGGTTAGTACTAACGGGCAGCTCGGGTTTGTTCGAAGATTCGATGGGCAGCACCTTTCCGAAACGCGGGAACTACGGTTACATAAAAGAGCGGGTAGAATTTACTTTTTACCAACCCGAAACCGCTACCAAAGAACTGGTAGACGAGGTTTTTTCGATTACAAACAGTAATTCTAAAGTGCTCCGGATTATTGCCATAGCTAAATCGGCACAACGCCATAACATGACAAAAGATATTACCCGCATTACCGTGCCTACGTGTTTGATTTGGGGCTTAAACGATACCATTACCCCGCCGCACGTAGCGCATGAGTTTAACCGGTTAATTAAAGGATCAATCTTACATTTTGTAGATAAATGTTCGCACGCGCCCATGATGGAACAACCCGAAGTTTTTAATAAATATTTAGAGAAATTTCTGGAGTTGAATCCCTAA